A portion of the Sphingobium sp. CAP-1 genome contains these proteins:
- a CDS encoding NAD(P)-dependent alcohol dehydrogenase, producing the protein MQTQAFAAATPTSPLALTTIDRREPNPADVAIDILYCGVCHSDLHTARGEWPGVLFPSVPGHEIVGRVKSVGTSVTRFAPGQIVGVGCMVDSCRRCAPCEQGHEQYCQGEHGFIQTYNGGAKGGTGNTFGGYSAHIVVDQDFVLAINHPEDQLAAVAPLLCAGITTWSPLKHWNIGPGKKVGIVGIGGLGHMGVKLAHALGAHVVAFTTSESKRADAHVLGADEVVVSRDADAMAARAGTLDFILNTVAVSHDLDAYTNLLTIDGTMVLVGVPAEPHPSPSVGNLIFGRRAIAGSVIGGIRETQEMLDFCAEHGIVSDIETIAIDTINDAFERVLRSDVKYRFVIDMETLEQAA; encoded by the coding sequence ATGCAGACCCAAGCCTTTGCGGCGGCTACGCCGACCAGCCCTCTTGCGCTCACCACTATTGATCGCCGCGAGCCGAACCCGGCGGATGTCGCGATCGATATCCTCTATTGCGGAGTCTGCCATTCCGACCTGCACACCGCGCGCGGCGAATGGCCGGGCGTCCTTTTCCCCAGCGTGCCGGGGCATGAGATCGTTGGCCGCGTGAAGTCGGTCGGCACGTCGGTGACGAGGTTTGCCCCGGGACAGATCGTCGGCGTCGGGTGCATGGTCGACAGTTGCCGTCGCTGTGCTCCCTGCGAGCAGGGCCACGAGCAATACTGCCAGGGGGAACACGGCTTCATCCAGACCTATAATGGCGGCGCCAAGGGCGGTACCGGAAACACGTTCGGCGGATATTCGGCCCATATCGTGGTGGATCAGGACTTCGTGCTGGCGATCAACCATCCGGAGGATCAGCTCGCCGCGGTCGCGCCACTGCTCTGCGCCGGTATCACCACCTGGTCGCCGCTCAAGCACTGGAACATTGGGCCGGGCAAGAAGGTCGGCATTGTCGGCATTGGCGGGCTGGGACATATGGGCGTGAAGCTCGCCCATGCGCTCGGTGCTCACGTTGTCGCGTTTACGACCTCGGAATCCAAGCGGGCGGATGCCCATGTACTCGGCGCCGACGAAGTGGTTGTCTCTCGCGATGCAGACGCCATGGCAGCCCGAGCCGGCACGCTCGACTTCATCCTGAACACAGTCGCAGTCAGCCACGATCTCGACGCCTATACGAACCTCCTGACGATCGATGGCACGATGGTGCTGGTCGGCGTCCCGGCCGAGCCCCATCCGTCACCTTCGGTCGGCAATCTCATCTTCGGTCGCCGCGCGATAGCGGGATCGGTGATCGGCGGTATTCGCGAGACCCAGGAGATGCTCGACTTCTGCGCCGAGCACGGGATCGTGTCCGATATCGAAACGATCGCGATCGACACCATTAACGATGCGTTCGAACGCGTCCTGAGAAGCGACGTCAAGTATCGCTTCGTGATCGACATGGAGACCCTCGAACAGGCAGCCTGA
- a CDS encoding oxidoreductase — protein sequence MPQKIWFITGASSGFGRGLAKAVLDRGDKVLLTARNPSSLDDLVAAYPGNALAAALDVTKTDEVRAAVEAAVSAFGGIDVLANVAGYGLIGAVEECTPEEYRPLFEANLFGLIEVTRAALPSLRERKGRIVQFSSTLGMLGRAGFGLYSAAKFAVEGLSEALAAEVEPLGLHVIIVEPGAFRTDFLDRSIAVAEQSIDAYAETAGAVRAGALANNGHQGGDPAKGVAVILQAVDAETPPLRLALGLDSYRNNRSKIARATGDYDAWAALGTATSFDA from the coding sequence ATGCCGCAGAAAATCTGGTTTATCACCGGCGCCTCATCGGGCTTCGGCCGTGGTCTGGCCAAAGCGGTGTTGGACCGCGGCGACAAGGTGCTGCTGACCGCCCGCAATCCGTCCAGCCTGGACGATCTCGTGGCAGCCTATCCTGGCAATGCGCTCGCTGCAGCGCTCGATGTGACCAAGACGGATGAGGTTCGAGCAGCCGTCGAGGCGGCGGTATCGGCCTTCGGCGGTATCGATGTTCTTGCCAATGTCGCGGGCTACGGCCTGATCGGCGCGGTCGAGGAATGCACGCCTGAAGAATATCGTCCGCTGTTCGAGGCTAATCTGTTTGGCCTGATCGAGGTGACGCGTGCCGCGCTGCCGAGCCTGCGTGAGCGCAAAGGGCGGATCGTGCAATTCTCGTCGACGCTCGGCATGCTCGGCCGGGCGGGCTTCGGACTCTATAGCGCCGCCAAGTTCGCGGTTGAAGGTCTCTCGGAGGCGCTCGCGGCCGAGGTCGAGCCGCTCGGCCTCCATGTCATCATCGTCGAACCGGGGGCGTTTCGAACCGATTTTCTCGACCGCTCCATCGCCGTCGCCGAACAGAGCATCGACGCCTATGCCGAGACGGCCGGCGCCGTGCGTGCAGGCGCACTTGCGAACAACGGCCACCAAGGCGGTGATCCCGCCAAAGGCGTTGCTGTAATCCTCCAGGCAGTCGATGCCGAGACCCCGCCATTGCGGCTCGCATTGGGTCTGGACAGCTACCGCAACAACCGAAGCAAGATCGCACGCGCGACCGGCGACTATGACGCCTGGGCCGCGCTCGGCACCGCGACCAGCTTCGACGCTTGA
- a CDS encoding efflux transporter outer membrane subunit — MTQKSTMPAFILHRRFMAAAATLSLGGCAVTPPLPTGLPPTPTAFHAQATTGEPTAPVIADGRWWKAFADPILDRLIAQAEARNDTIAIAAANLDRARADLRGARANQAPQLGVSATAVRGDGIGGQPITTLPGPNDLGQAGVELSYEVDLFGRLRQGTRAAALDAQSQAELLRNARLLVQAQLATTYFALRAADDESAVLDDTISSYQRTRSLIAAQVGEGERNPIDLERADGQLSDARSERTALRRDRAALANALAVLVGEPASTFDVAPQLPLTAPPIVPLGLPSEMLQRRPDIAAAQRTMLAAQTRVGIARAQWFPSLALTARGGGTSADLGSLLASGAQAWSVGALLAGTLFDGGRRSANTARARADLDRSFAEYRGAVLAAFQDVETQLSALQTLDRERAERERAVAAYARAALIARTQYRDGETGQLELLDTQRNELTARRRLVQIVGAQHQATALLIRALGGDWPAPVSSS, encoded by the coding sequence ATGACGCAGAAAAGCACCATGCCGGCATTCATCCTACATCGTCGCTTCATGGCGGCCGCCGCAACCCTTTCGCTCGGCGGCTGTGCGGTGACGCCACCACTGCCGACTGGACTACCTCCAACACCCACCGCCTTTCATGCTCAAGCGACGACCGGCGAACCGACAGCGCCCGTGATAGCCGATGGCCGCTGGTGGAAGGCTTTTGCCGACCCAATCCTCGATCGTCTGATCGCGCAGGCCGAAGCCCGCAACGACACGATCGCCATTGCCGCCGCCAATCTCGACCGCGCCCGCGCCGATTTGCGCGGCGCTCGTGCCAACCAGGCTCCCCAGCTCGGCGTCAGTGCCACTGCGGTGCGAGGCGACGGCATTGGCGGCCAGCCGATCACCACGCTCCCCGGTCCCAACGATCTGGGCCAGGCCGGCGTCGAGCTCTCCTATGAGGTCGACTTGTTCGGGCGATTGCGACAAGGCACCCGCGCAGCCGCGCTGGACGCGCAATCGCAGGCCGAGTTGTTGCGCAATGCCCGGCTTCTGGTTCAGGCGCAGCTTGCCACGACCTATTTCGCGCTACGGGCCGCCGATGATGAAAGCGCCGTGCTCGACGACACCATTTCCAGCTATCAGCGCACCCGCTCACTGATCGCAGCCCAGGTCGGAGAGGGCGAACGAAACCCAATCGACCTTGAGCGCGCCGACGGGCAGCTCTCCGATGCCCGGAGTGAACGCACGGCACTGCGCCGCGATCGGGCAGCCCTTGCCAACGCCCTTGCCGTGCTGGTCGGTGAACCAGCATCGACCTTCGACGTCGCACCGCAACTTCCCCTGACGGCACCGCCCATCGTGCCCCTGGGACTGCCAAGCGAAATGCTCCAGCGCCGACCTGACATCGCTGCAGCCCAGCGGACGATGCTCGCCGCTCAGACCCGCGTCGGCATCGCTCGCGCACAATGGTTTCCCTCGCTCGCGCTCACGGCGCGGGGGGGAGGGACCTCCGCCGATCTCGGGTCCTTGCTCGCGAGTGGGGCGCAAGCCTGGTCGGTGGGCGCCTTGCTGGCGGGAACGCTCTTCGATGGCGGACGCCGGTCTGCCAACACCGCCCGGGCGCGGGCGGATCTTGACCGCAGCTTCGCCGAATATCGCGGCGCTGTGCTGGCCGCGTTTCAGGATGTCGAAACCCAGCTTTCAGCCCTGCAAACGCTCGACCGGGAACGGGCGGAGCGTGAGCGAGCGGTGGCCGCTTATGCGCGCGCGGCCCTAATAGCCCGAACACAGTATCGCGACGGCGAAACCGGCCAGCTCGAGTTGCTCGACACCCAGCGCAACGAACTCACGGCGCGCCGTCGCTTGGTACAGATTGTCGGCGCCCAGCACCAGGCGACCGCGTTGCTGATACGTGCGCTCGGCGGCGACTGGCCGGCACCCGTAAGCAGCTCTTAA
- a CDS encoding efflux RND transporter permease subunit: protein MSISPFFIRRPIFAGVLSALIFIAGLIAIPNLPVSEYPEVVPPTVIVTARYPGASPTVIAETVATPIEESVNGVENMLYMSSQATTDGLLTLVVTFRLGTDPDLATELVQNRVQQAEARLPEAVRRLGVTTIKSTPDLTLTVHMFSPGGRYDMNYLHNYALLHVRDRLARIPGVGQVTIRGAGDYSMRIWLDPEKVAERGLAASDIVNAIRNENVEAAGGALGATPSAKGVQTQLTVNVQGRLRDPEEFGNIIVRTAPDGAITRLRDVARVELGSAEYAVRSLMDNQPAAALFVLQAPGSNTVEIGRQVRKAMEELKQGMPDGVDYRIVFDPTQFVVASIDAVVHTLFEAVLLVVLVVILFLQTWRASIIPLIAVPVSIVGTFAVMALLGYSINALTLFGLVLAIGIVVDDAIVVVENVERNIEGGLEPTEAALRAMREVTGPIIAIALVLVAVFVPLSFTTGLTGQFYRQFAMTIAISTVISAINSLTLSPALAALLLKTPDAPKDWLTRQLDRAFGRFFGWFNRGFRRAGERYGGGLERIVTRRVGVMLVYGALVIATAILFRMVPGGFVPQQDRTYLIASATLPDGATLDRSEAVIRKMTEIALKDPDVRASLAFPGLSVNGQLNSTNAGIAFINLKPFAERHGALHNAATVRARLLKSFAQIETARIVIFPPPPVRGLGATGGFRLQIEDRGALGYGALDTAVKAFLERASQQPELSGMFSSFQVNVPQVEADVDRARARQLGVAIPDIFSTLQVYLGSFYVNDYTQFGRTYTVRAQADAPFRASIGDLGALKVRSASGEMIPLAALMTIRQSAGPERAMRYNGFPTADVSGTAAVGYSSGQAQAAIERVAAETLPPGIGYEWTDLTYQQILTGSNGLWIFPLALILVFMVLAALYESLILPLSILMIVPMAVLSALTGIWLTGGDNNIFTQIGLVVLIGLSAKNAILIVEFARELEFAGRTPLQAALEAARLRLRPILMTSCAFIMGVIPLVISTGAGSEVRRVMGVTVFSGMLGVTLFGLVLTPAFYVALRKLAGNRPLAHHGGPSDTFAEPLAHPAE, encoded by the coding sequence ATGTCGATCTCTCCATTCTTCATCCGACGCCCGATCTTCGCGGGCGTGCTGTCAGCGCTGATCTTCATCGCCGGGCTGATCGCCATCCCGAACCTTCCGGTCTCCGAATATCCCGAAGTCGTGCCACCCACGGTGATCGTCACCGCGCGCTATCCGGGCGCCAGTCCGACCGTCATTGCCGAAACGGTGGCGACGCCGATCGAGGAATCGGTCAACGGCGTCGAGAACATGCTCTATATGAGCAGCCAGGCCACGACCGACGGCCTGCTGACTCTGGTGGTCACCTTCCGGCTAGGCACCGATCCGGACCTTGCCACCGAGCTCGTCCAGAATCGCGTCCAGCAAGCTGAGGCAAGACTGCCCGAGGCGGTGCGCCGGCTTGGCGTCACCACGATCAAGAGCACGCCGGACCTCACCCTGACCGTGCACATGTTCTCGCCCGGCGGGCGCTACGACATGAACTATTTGCACAATTACGCGCTGCTCCACGTCCGCGACCGGCTGGCCCGGATCCCGGGTGTAGGCCAGGTCACCATCCGGGGTGCCGGCGATTACTCGATGCGTATCTGGCTGGACCCCGAGAAGGTCGCCGAGCGCGGGCTCGCGGCATCCGACATCGTCAATGCGATCCGTAACGAGAATGTCGAAGCCGCCGGCGGCGCCCTGGGCGCCACGCCTTCGGCCAAGGGCGTCCAGACCCAGCTCACCGTCAACGTCCAGGGCCGGCTCCGTGACCCGGAGGAGTTCGGTAACATCATCGTCCGCACCGCCCCGGATGGCGCGATCACGCGCCTGCGGGACGTCGCCAGGGTCGAGCTGGGGTCCGCGGAATATGCCGTCCGGTCGCTCATGGACAACCAGCCTGCCGCCGCGCTCTTCGTCCTTCAGGCGCCGGGCTCCAACACCGTGGAGATCGGACGGCAGGTCCGCAAGGCCATGGAAGAGCTCAAACAAGGAATGCCTGACGGAGTCGACTATCGCATCGTGTTCGATCCGACCCAGTTCGTGGTGGCGTCAATCGATGCTGTCGTCCACACCCTGTTCGAGGCCGTGCTGCTCGTCGTCTTGGTGGTGATCCTGTTCCTCCAGACCTGGCGCGCATCGATCATCCCCCTGATCGCGGTCCCGGTCTCGATCGTCGGCACCTTCGCGGTGATGGCGCTTTTGGGATATTCGATCAATGCGCTCACCTTGTTCGGCCTGGTGCTGGCGATCGGCATCGTCGTCGACGACGCGATAGTCGTGGTCGAGAATGTCGAACGCAACATCGAGGGCGGCCTCGAACCCACAGAGGCGGCTTTGCGCGCGATGCGCGAAGTCACCGGCCCCATCATCGCCATCGCGCTGGTGCTGGTCGCGGTATTCGTTCCGCTTTCCTTCACGACCGGACTTACCGGCCAGTTCTACCGGCAGTTCGCGATGACCATCGCAATCTCGACGGTCATTTCCGCGATCAATTCGCTGACCCTCTCGCCCGCGCTCGCCGCGCTGCTCCTGAAGACCCCTGACGCTCCCAAGGATTGGCTCACCCGCCAGTTGGACCGGGCCTTCGGACGCTTCTTTGGCTGGTTCAACCGCGGCTTCCGTCGGGCAGGCGAACGCTATGGCGGTGGGCTCGAACGAATCGTCACACGCCGGGTCGGAGTTATGCTCGTCTATGGAGCGCTGGTGATCGCGACTGCGATCCTCTTCCGCATGGTCCCCGGCGGCTTCGTACCGCAGCAGGACCGGACCTATCTGATCGCCAGCGCGACGCTACCCGATGGTGCCACGCTCGATCGCAGCGAGGCCGTGATCCGCAAGATGACCGAGATCGCGCTCAAGGACCCCGATGTCCGCGCTTCGCTTGCGTTCCCGGGGCTTTCGGTCAACGGTCAGCTTAACAGCACCAATGCCGGCATCGCCTTCATCAACCTCAAGCCCTTTGCGGAACGCCATGGCGCCCTCCACAACGCCGCCACGGTCCGTGCGCGGCTGCTCAAATCCTTCGCGCAGATTGAAACTGCACGCATCGTCATCTTTCCACCGCCCCCGGTGCGCGGGCTCGGGGCTACCGGCGGCTTCCGCCTGCAGATCGAGGATCGGGGAGCGCTTGGCTATGGTGCGCTCGATACCGCGGTAAAGGCCTTCCTCGAAAGGGCTTCACAACAGCCCGAACTGAGCGGAATGTTCTCATCCTTCCAGGTCAACGTGCCCCAGGTGGAAGCCGACGTCGACCGCGCGCGCGCGCGCCAGCTTGGTGTCGCCATCCCCGACATCTTCAGCACGCTCCAGGTCTATCTCGGCAGCTTCTACGTGAACGACTATACCCAGTTCGGCCGGACCTATACCGTCCGCGCCCAGGCGGATGCCCCGTTCCGCGCCTCGATCGGGGATCTGGGCGCACTCAAGGTGCGCTCTGCAAGCGGCGAGATGATCCCGCTCGCAGCGCTCATGACGATCCGGCAAAGTGCGGGCCCCGAACGCGCGATGCGCTACAATGGATTCCCCACCGCCGATGTCAGCGGCACAGCCGCGGTCGGCTATTCCTCCGGCCAGGCACAAGCCGCGATCGAGCGCGTCGCCGCCGAGACTTTGCCGCCGGGCATCGGCTATGAATGGACCGATCTCACCTATCAGCAGATTCTGACAGGCTCGAACGGCCTTTGGATCTTTCCGTTGGCGCTGATCCTCGTCTTCATGGTCCTGGCCGCGCTCTACGAGAGCCTCATCCTGCCGCTCTCGATCCTGATGATCGTGCCGATGGCCGTCCTGTCCGCCCTCACCGGCATCTGGCTGACGGGCGGCGACAACAACATCTTCACCCAGATCGGGCTGGTGGTGCTGATCGGGCTGTCGGCCAAGAACGCCATTCTCATCGTCGAGTTCGCCCGCGAGCTGGAATTTGCCGGCCGCACCCCGCTCCAGGCGGCGCTCGAAGCGGCACGCCTCAGGCTGCGGCCAATCCTCATGACGTCCTGCGCCTTCATCATGGGGGTGATCCCGCTAGTTATCTCGACCGGCGCCGGCTCGGAGGTTCGCCGCGTCATGGGCGTGACCGTGTTCAGCGGCATGCTCGGTGTGACGCTTTTCGGCCTCGTCCTGACGCCGGCTTTCTACGTCGCACTGCGCAAGCTCGCGGGCAACCGGCCGCTCGCCCATCATGGCGGACCGAGCGACACTTTCGCCGAACCCCTGGCTCACCCCGCCGAATGA
- a CDS encoding efflux RND transporter periplasmic adaptor subunit has product MRVQLRRGVVLLITTVILGAGCVVFFLGGENRPARVQADADAPVQASVAAIARRDADLWQEFSGRFEAVEAVEVRARVSGAIRSIYFREGALVRRGDLLLLIDPDPYRAEVDRLAGQVAAAEARARFTRSEADRADRLIETDAIAARDRDRRANDAAEAAANLRTARAALRAAQLNLSYTQVRAPIAGRIGRRAITPGNLVDAGPGAPVLTTILSVDPIYAGFEADEDTVARALASIRGNRSHVGTIPVSAMLDGAPMPIVGHLQLVDNQVDARAGTVRLRATFANPNGLFTPGQFTRIRLGQAHREPVILVPEAAIGTDQSRRFVLVLGPDNRTIYREVQLGQLLDGMRVVTQGLRPGERIVISNLQRLKPGALVQPRNAPMAVQAS; this is encoded by the coding sequence ATGCGTGTTCAGCTACGCCGAGGCGTCGTTCTACTCATAACGACCGTCATTCTCGGAGCCGGCTGTGTCGTCTTCTTTCTCGGCGGCGAGAACCGACCGGCGCGAGTCCAGGCGGACGCCGACGCGCCTGTCCAGGCTTCCGTGGCGGCGATTGCGCGACGCGACGCCGATCTCTGGCAGGAATTTTCCGGCCGCTTCGAGGCTGTCGAAGCCGTCGAGGTACGCGCCAGAGTATCCGGCGCGATCCGCTCAATATACTTTCGGGAGGGCGCCCTTGTCCGCCGTGGCGACCTCCTCCTCCTGATCGATCCCGATCCCTATCGTGCCGAGGTTGACCGTCTGGCCGGACAAGTCGCGGCCGCCGAAGCGCGCGCCCGTTTTACGCGATCCGAGGCGGATCGCGCCGATCGCCTGATCGAGACCGATGCCATCGCCGCACGGGACCGCGATCGCCGTGCCAATGATGCCGCAGAGGCTGCAGCCAATCTTCGCACGGCACGCGCGGCGCTGCGAGCTGCGCAGCTCAACCTTTCCTACACCCAGGTGCGAGCGCCGATTGCGGGACGGATAGGGCGGCGCGCGATCACCCCAGGCAACCTGGTCGATGCCGGTCCGGGCGCGCCCGTCCTTACGACCATCCTCTCGGTCGATCCGATCTATGCTGGCTTCGAGGCGGACGAAGATACCGTCGCCCGGGCGCTCGCCAGTATCAGAGGCAATCGCAGCCACGTCGGGACCATCCCGGTGAGCGCGATGCTCGATGGCGCGCCCATGCCGATCGTGGGGCACCTGCAACTCGTCGACAACCAGGTCGACGCCCGAGCCGGCACCGTTCGGTTGCGCGCCACCTTTGCCAATCCGAACGGCCTGTTCACACCCGGCCAATTCACTCGGATCCGCCTCGGACAGGCGCACCGCGAGCCCGTCATTCTGGTCCCCGAAGCCGCGATCGGCACCGACCAGAGCCGCCGGTTCGTCCTTGTCCTCGGACCCGATAATCGAACGATCTACCGCGAGGTTCAACTCGGCCAGCTCCTCGACGGCATGCGCGTCGTGACCCAGGGACTCCGGCCGGGCGAGCGGATCGTCATCTCCAACCTGCAACGGCTGAAGCCTGGAGCGCTCGTGCAGCCCCGCAATGCGCCCATGGCCGTCCAGGCGAGCTGA
- a CDS encoding oxidoreductase: MATSRLFFITGVSSGFGRAISEAALAAGHSVAGTLRKPEERVAFEALAPGRAHGILLDVTDADAVPTTIDRIEREVGAIDVAINNAGYGHEGLIEESTIEDIKRQFDVNVFGAFSVLKAVLPHMRARRAGRIINITSMGGIITMPGLGLYHASKFALEGLSESLAKEVKNFGIYVTAVEPGSFRTDWAGRSMVRASRSIADYDALMNPLREARQSYSGKQAQSARSCDFGQVEERTLNA, encoded by the coding sequence ATGGCCACATCTAGACTTTTCTTCATCACCGGTGTGAGCAGCGGGTTTGGCCGCGCCATTTCGGAAGCCGCCCTCGCGGCCGGCCACAGCGTCGCGGGAACGTTGCGCAAGCCTGAGGAGCGCGTCGCGTTCGAGGCTTTGGCTCCGGGGCGGGCGCATGGCATCCTGCTCGATGTGACCGATGCCGACGCGGTGCCGACCACCATCGATCGGATCGAGCGGGAGGTCGGCGCGATCGACGTCGCCATCAACAATGCGGGCTATGGGCACGAAGGTTTGATCGAGGAGTCGACAATCGAGGACATCAAGCGCCAGTTCGATGTCAATGTCTTTGGCGCTTTCTCGGTCCTGAAAGCAGTTCTGCCCCATATGCGCGCGCGCCGCGCCGGCCGGATCATCAACATCACCTCGATGGGCGGGATCATCACCATGCCGGGCCTTGGCCTCTATCATGCGAGCAAGTTCGCGCTGGAGGGCCTGTCTGAAAGCCTGGCAAAGGAGGTCAAGAATTTCGGCATATATGTGACGGCAGTCGAGCCAGGTTCCTTCAGGACCGACTGGGCAGGGCGATCGATGGTGCGAGCCTCGCGCAGTATCGCCGATTACGACGCGCTCATGAACCCGCTGCGGGAGGCCCGCCAGAGCTATAGCGGCAAGCAGGCCCAGTCGGCCCGAAGCTGCGATTTTGGCCAGGTTGAAGAACGAACACTGAACGCTTGA
- a CDS encoding recombinase family protein, with amino-acid sequence MARIGYARVSTTDQDLDIQIGRLKNAGCEIIRSETGSGASRSGRTELETIMQFMHTGDELVVLRLDRLGRSTRDVLNLVHELDEKGASLRILEPEVTTAGDMGRMVITILGMVADMELKFIKDRQRAGIEAARAEGVYKGRKKNVDDDEIRRRLAAGASKARVARDLKVSRMTVYRALDIIPSQTKLPEKPPTASIALHLIIENFNKRGRGRKPARERIEAMLERDYAMVKNGNCDYKLTVAYDPDPDGISLDEEIQSLLSEMFNIAESYNCSMEADIYEVGGQQRSW; translated from the coding sequence TTGGCTCGTATCGGATATGCCCGCGTCAGCACCACGGACCAGGATCTGGATATCCAGATTGGCCGCCTCAAGAATGCAGGTTGCGAAATTATCCGTTCCGAGACCGGATCGGGGGCCTCGCGGAGCGGGCGCACGGAACTGGAAACGATCATGCAGTTTATGCACACCGGCGACGAGCTGGTCGTGCTGCGGCTCGACCGGCTCGGCCGCTCCACGCGCGATGTCCTGAACCTGGTGCATGAGCTTGATGAAAAGGGAGCTTCGCTGCGCATCCTTGAGCCAGAGGTGACGACGGCGGGCGACATGGGGCGAATGGTCATCACCATACTCGGCATGGTCGCCGATATGGAGCTGAAGTTCATCAAGGATCGTCAGCGCGCCGGGATCGAAGCGGCGCGCGCCGAAGGCGTTTACAAAGGCCGGAAGAAGAACGTCGATGACGATGAAATCCGCCGTCGCCTTGCCGCCGGCGCCAGCAAGGCCCGCGTTGCCCGCGACCTGAAGGTCTCACGAATGACCGTCTATCGGGCGCTCGACATTATTCCGTCACAGACCAAACTGCCGGAAAAGCCGCCCACTGCCAGCATCGCCCTGCATCTGATTATCGAGAACTTCAACAAGCGTGGAAGAGGTAGAAAACCCGCTCGGGAGCGGATTGAGGCGATGCTGGAACGCGACTACGCCATGGTAAAAAACGGCAATTGTGATTACAAACTGACCGTCGCCTATGACCCCGATCCGGATGGCATTTCCCTTGATGAGGAAATCCAAAGCCTCCTCTCCGAGATGTTCAACATCGCAGAGAGCTACAATTGCTCCATGGAAGCCGATATCTACGAGGTCGGTGGTCAGCAACGGTCCTGGTAG